ACTTCTTGGTGTATTCAGCCCCGCCCTCCCCCACCGCGCATTCCAGGTTGGCCACCGCCAGGTCCGAGTCGTCCAACCAGGGTTTGCAGGCCTCCAGGAGCCAGGCATCCCCCCGGGCATCGATCCATTCGGTCACGTGCCGGCCAAGATTGATGTCCCCCACGAAGGCCAGCCGGACCCGGCCCGGGTGGGAGGGTGGAAGGGGATGAAAATCGGAAGCTTGCGGCGGCTTGGGACCCGGAACCTGGCGGTTCAAGGAGACCCTCGGCCCGCAAGAGAAGAAAAGAAGGGCGCCAAAAAGCGCGACAGCCTTGGGAAGGTTCCTGTTTTTCATTGTCCGATCCGGTTCAACGATATTTCCGGTGCCATTGTAGTCAAATCCTTTTAGAACCAATGCCCTTCGGGCATAAAATAAGCCACCCCCGACCAAGGACCCTGCTTGAAGTTATTGATCCTCATCGCCCTTCTCTTGCTGGTCCTCTGGCCCGCCCTCGCCCAAGCCAGGTCCCGCCTCGTGGTGCTCGGCTATTCGGCCGAGTGGTACGACGACAAGGTCCCTCCCGCCCAATACCACTGGGAAAACCTCACCCATCTGGCCCGGGCTTTCCTGGAACCCAATGCCGATGGCTCCCTGAGGATCCCACCCCGTTTCTTCGACCCCCTCCTGGCCGAGAACGCCAAAAAGCACGGGGTGAAGTTGCTGGCCTCCATCGGCGGTGAATCGGCCGGGAATACCAACTGGAAGGCCATCGCCGCCGACCCGGCCAAGACCCAAAAGTTCCTGGATCAATTGGATCGGGAGGTCGGGGGCCGCGGCTGGGACGGCGTGGATATCGACTGGGAACCCAGCCCGATCAACGACCAGGAAGCGGGCCTCTACCTTCGCTTAATGACCGCCATCCACCAAAGGTTCCCCCGTTGGACCCTGACGACCGCCCTCATGGCGGGCGACCAATGGGTGGCCCATGTCCCCTGGAGGGACTTGGTGAAGAAGGTCGACTTCGTGAACCTCATGACCTATCCCCTGGCGGGTCCCTGGATGGGGCACTCCGCCCACCAGACCAACCTTTATCCTTCCGACCGCACCTCGGGAAAGGGTGAGATGA
This region of bacterium genomic DNA includes:
- a CDS encoding glycoside hydrolase family 18 protein; this translates as MKLLILIALLLLVLWPALAQARSRLVVLGYSAEWYDDKVPPAQYHWENLTHLARAFLEPNADGSLRIPPRFFDPLLAENAKKHGVKLLASIGGESAGNTNWKAIAADPAKTQKFLDQLDREVGGRGWDGVDIDWEPSPINDQEAGLYLRLMTAIHQRFPRWTLTTALMAGDQWVAHVPWRDLVKKVDFVNLMTYPLAGPWMGHSAHQTNLYPSDRTSGKGEMNVDGLVRNLLDHHRVPSRKIVLGLVFWAMKFPTQHLGEKLGTLKEGDMGGYPASQVPDLEKDPDYRKFWDEKAGVPYLERIRGGKATVSFEDPRSIRLKLEYARKKKLGGVMFWHIGSDMKDGRALLQDVLSDR